The Zeugodacus cucurbitae isolate PBARC_wt_2022May chromosome 4, idZeuCucr1.2, whole genome shotgun sequence genome includes the window gcgttgtcctggtggaacactacagccttcctgttggccaaatcTGGACGCTTcgggtcgatcgcctgcttcaagcggtccagttgttcgctgtAGATGGTAGAACTAAGCGTACGGCCATATCAtctcaatcccaccaaacacacagcaaatccTTCCtgtccgtcaatcccggcttggccactgtttgggacgattcaccggccttcaaccacgatcgttttcgcttgatattgacgTATTTGATtccataactgttgaacgcaatatccaaactagtCATGCAtatcgtcgttttgtaggttatgtcaagatctttcaaagatgtatagtattgccagatacgagctctgtagcccTTTATACATAGCCACGAAATTCGAAAGACAACCAATATTTATACATTACAAGATGATTTCcgaacttatattatatattcgttCAGTTTTAAAGGTATAGGATGAGAATGATTCCATGACGATACCTTTATTTGATATATACGTTAAAAACAACTTGTCGATATTTTCCCCAGATCCTCAAAAGCTAACTTGAAAGTGGATAACTAGATTAAGATTCAAGATATCTTTAAACTAGATGCGCGTATTaacaaaaatgcagtaattgatTGACATTTGGTTCACAATTTTATCTGATAACCCGATAAAAATCAGTGGTACTCTCATTGTAGGCATTCCGAATCCATAAGACTTGTTAGGGTAGAAAAACTTCGGCTCTTTACTTCATATTCTCCAATAATGGTATGAGCTATGTTAcgaatttttattagataaattgcaattatttttcatgaaaCAGAGCAAACCTCTctctaacttttaatttataaatttcagcaTAACGAGCTTTTCTATTATACTGAGCTTCTCGCAATATCCATAATTCATTTTTACATGGAAATATACATTTGTGAATACtattattcataaaattaaaaagaaatacaagAGTTTTGGTAAAAAGCTACCTTTAAACCCATATATGTAGAAGTATTTAAACGTAACTCAggcataaacataaaaatataaaattaaattacaaagcataaatattcaataagcaATTTTTTGAATtgggaaatacaaaaaaaaacacaaaaaaactaaaattacacGCAGATATAGCATCACAGAATACTTTGAAATTCCGTTCGCCAAAAATAATTCCGTGAAAGCGCTTTGAAATGCAAGCGAGTAGCAGCAAGCATTTGCATATAAAAGTGTGAAGCCATTAGCATTTGGCGTTTTGCAATTTGGTCGCTGATTGAATCCCGGCACAGTAGAactttaacaaatatttgattgttAAAATCTTTTTTCTCTATCTAGGAACTTTTcagcgaagcgatgtcgcttgggacggtcaagcggcttcagttcttgcatacGAGTATTTTGAACGCTtttaatttaagatctcgacgtaaaattccatacgtcagtccgagttgctgcgaactgCGCCGAATCGACTCCCACGGTCTTCGTGGACACTCTCAGCTACTGCTGCTATactttcttcactgcgtgctggacgtggtctttTCATGATAAAATGCCTTACAAtacagtaaaaaattaaaatgacagCTATTGAagaaagtacctctacttggatcacccgttgTATGGGGGACCAGTTGGACTCCACCTATATCAAGCTATATAATATCTACGATTATACGCTCACTTTGTTCTATTCTACTAATATGTCTCCCCTCGATACAGGTGGTATAAAACACAACgtatgtttgaaaaccctaattttAAGTTTGTGGGGAAGTTGtgaccgattttaactatttctgtCACATATTTACAGTAATTTTCCGTAACAAATTACCCACGGGCACTGATGTCTGCATTTGCAATATAGGGGGCTTTCAgtagttatagtccgatttcgacaatttttatactctcgcaacaaagttgctagagagtattatagttttgtttacataacggttgtttgtaacacccaaaactaaacgagttagataaagggttatatatatcaaagtgatcagggtgaagagtggagttcaaatccgaatgtctgtctgtctgtccgtccgtctgtgcaagctgtaacttgagtaaaaattaagatatcttgatgaaacttggcacacttatttcttaacaccataggaaggttgctttcgaggttgcttgagcaaaatcggaccactgccacgcccacaaaatggcgaaaacacataaagtgccataactaagcaataaataaagctatggaaataaaatttggtatgaaggggcatatttggacgtaatttttttagggaggtgggcgtggccccacccccaaataggtttttgtacatatctcggaaaccaatagagctatataaaccaaacgtttttttagccacttcttaatacaatccaaaaattaaagaaatcggataataaccacgcccacctcctatacaaaggttaggttgaaaattactaaaagtgggttaacccactaacgaaaaacgccagaaacactaaatttcacataagaaatggcagatggaagctgcactcaaatttttttacaaaatggaaaatgggtgtggcatcgcccacttatgggtcaaaaaccatatctcaggaactactcgaccgatttcaatgaaacttggtttgtaatagtttccttacatcccaatgatatgttgtgaaaataggccaaatcacttcacaaccacgcctacttcctatgtaccagaactttgaagacgatctgaatcgtttacgttacaatatataaaataagcactagacacaagatatcggtgcagaactttgcacaaatactatgtttatagtgtggcagccccattccaaaaatcgccgaaatcggaccattggtttttaaggctccatatatcgaacatgaggacctcggtgcttctaacctaatattatggtttccaactttcaatggactttatacaatatatatgacgaatatgtgggtcaaattgtgtattatacaatataaataaagttaaataaataaattgtgagagtataaaatgttcggttacatccgaacttagccctttcttacttgttaaattaGAGATGCCAAACCtcaaattcagtatttgtgtaaagttttattccgatattttCATTGGTCTCTATTTtggatgtgaaccgatttatctcattttcaatttgtaataTGATACATGAtccttttttttaaatcaatcagCAGTTCTGTTCAGCCGTAGTTTCTTATCCATGCAGATTCAGAGAATAAACTGAATTTTTATACAATCACCACTCCAAATGAGTCCACTGTACAGTGCTTTGTTGACGCTTGTTTGCTTGGTTTTGAGACTTGTTTGCTGCCAAAAAACCACCGGGACCTTTAACAAAAAACTGTGCGCTAATCGACTGCAACATCAAATGCACAACtgctgcaaaaacaataaaaaagagaGAGACAGAGTACCAAAGTGTGCACTTAATCATAAGGACGCTGTTAAgtcaatttgttgcaatggtGGATATCACCTTTACAACCCACGCAAGTGCGAGGGCATTGATGTTGATGGTCGGACTGTCAAAAATTTCATGCATATTCAAATTGTAGCACACTGCAATGGCGCTTACAATGCAACGATGTGGCCTTTGATAGGCAAATGAGAGTGCAATGAAATGGATGCGGCTGAAAGGATTTTCAATTTATGCACAAGAGCAATGTTTTGGTGTGGATTTATTGTTGCAAACGAATGCACGGAATGCCTAACTGAGTGGGTATGAAGGTACAGAGAACTActaaaaattcacgaaaaagagaaaaatggtTTTCATTgcgatttttaattgtttccaataaatgtattcatatattttcaataaaaccatATTGTTccgacttatatatgtatgtgtatgcacaATTTAATCGTCATCGCGCGGACTGGGATAGTATTTGTTGAGGAAGTGTTTGCCAAAGAAGCGCGTATCACCATCGGCCACGCGTTCGCGCATTTTGTTACACTTTGGCGAGTCGACGCGTAAATCCGCCGGGCAACCATTCCAGAACTGACGCCACATACAACTATGGAAGGCTATTGGCAAACGACTGCAAGACCCCTCCTTTAATTGGCCCGTCTTTTGTCTTTGTTCGCGCTTCTCCTTCACCTCAGCCAGACATTTGTCCACATAACCTTCTATAGCGTCGAGCTTCCATTGTACCGTACCAATTTGACCACGCAAACCCTCTAATATAGCATCACGTTGCAGATCGCCGTTTTCATCGAGACTTTTGAACCTTTTAGCTACGCATTCGGTAATACAAATCATTTGTTCCTTAACCTGTTGCATCTTCTCACAATCGAAGGGATCGTAGGCTTGATCGGCTGCGGagtgaataagaaacataaTTAATGAATTACCTAAATATTTACAATCGGACCTAAGCGAGATCCCGAGATGTTATGAAGCCTTCATGCTCCCTTTATTACGTATGTtccttttttttattctatctcACCTGGCTCACCCTTCAAATCGGCAATGCACTGTTTCTTCACACTCTTGAAGAGTTCCCACTGATCGCCGTTCACATTGCCGTTCTTACAACACTGCATATCCTTCTTCCAGCTACGTTTCGCACACTCTTTGGCATCAGTGGCCTCACGACGTGTTCTATGTGTATATAGCTCTTCTCCCTCGTAATGAGACTGCAGCTCCTTGAAGAGATATTCATCTAAAGTGTCAACGAAAGCGATAACATTAGATTCCAATGAAATAAGTATACAAATTCACAGTCACCAACGCACTGAAAGCACTATCATCGAAGTCATAGGCTTGCACacccaacaacaccagcaacaaaagTAAGCCCACAAAACACTTCATCGTTGAGGAACTTGTTTTTAACTCGCGGAGATCACAAATCGTTACTGCCAAATGTATTCGCGATCGCAAAGCTTTTATATGCagatttacacatacatacacaaataattttatttacaagcgGGATGAACAGAATTGTTCTGTAACAAATATAgataagaacaagtaaggaagggctaagttcgggtgtaaccgaacattttatactctcgcaatttatttatttaactttatttatattatataatacacaatttgacccacatattcgtcatatatattgtataaagtccattgaaagttggaaaccataatattaggttagaagcaccgaggtcctcgtgttcgatatatggggccttaaaaacctatggtccgatttcggcgatttttagaatggggctgccacactattaacatagtatttttgcaaagctctgcaccgatatcttcactagtgcctttatatattgtaaagtaaacgattcagatcgtcttcaaagttctggtatataggaagtaggcgtggttgtaaagcgatttggcctagtttcacaacatatcattgcgatgtaaggaaactattacaaaccaagtttcattgaaatcggtcgaatagttcctgagatatgggtttttgacccataagtgggcgacgccacgaccattttccattttgtaaaaaaatctcagtgcagcttccttctgccacttcttatgtaaaatttggtgtttctgacgtttttcgttagtgagataaccacttttagtaattttcaacctaacctttgtatgggaggtgggcgtggttattatccgatttcaactattttcatggtgtatggtggggtacgtaggagaaccgactgcagaaagtttggtttatatagcttatttggtttgcgagatatatacaaataaccgatttgggggcggggccacgcccacttcccccaaaaaattacatacaaatatgccccttcatagtgcgatccgttataccaaattttatttctatagctttatttatggcttagttatggcactttatgtgttttcggttttcgccattttgtgggcgttgcagtggtccgattacgcccattttcgaacttaaccttcttatggtgcccagaaatacgtcttccaagttttatcaagatatctcaatttttactgaagttacagcttgcacggacggatggacagacggacggacagacagacatccggatttgaacttttctcgtcaccctgatcattttgatatatataaccctatatctaactcgtttagttttaggacttacaaccaaccgttatgtggaaaaaactataatactctcgtagcaactttgttgcgagagtataaacaacGATCTGTAGATGGAATTGCCAGAAAACAATGCATGATGATGCATCGTACATTCGCAAAGGGGCATCACAGTATTATTACACTATTCTACAATGAAAATCTGACGAAAGGTAACaacaaaagtataataaaaagcCGGATTACCGCAATTAACTTATATTCCTTATCTAGATATCCAAACATTTGCAATTACTGCTGAGATCCATAACAACCGGCATTTAACTTTGTCGAATGGAGCCTTTTAAGTTTTGGGTTGAACCGCAAAACATCTGACATACTACCATTCGTTACGTTCCAACGAACTGAGGGTATTCCTGTTATGGATAGAGTCTTAATGCAGACATTTCAAACGACTAATGTTTCAAAAACCCAGTGGGGTTTATTTCTCTATTTGTACTTGTCTTTATGTTGATATAGAGCCATATAACCTAGACTGATTTTCCTAATTTAATTATCTAGCGTTCTACTAGAAGACAAGTACAAGAATCAGCTTCCAAAACTGTTCCTATTAAATGTATATGTTACCAGTAGTCACAGGGGCTTTCTCCTTCTTTTCCATGACTTAGATCTAAGACCTTTACTAgttaaaaactggtataaaaattttagtcggaatttaacaaaaattgtgAACTACcgatacaattttgaaaaagtttaaaaatctaTCTGCTCTTTGATGACTAAATCCATTTCTTACTGTTTCTCTAATAAGAAACTTGTTTATATTGCTTAAGTATAACAGTGTAAAGCTACGAATACATCGAAAGAAACTGAtaacaatttaattgtttacatTATCACTAATCATACGTAACATATTTAgaactaatatatatttattagagtgaaattttattcaaaagttTAGTTTCCTCATTGCGAACCGTTATCATCGACGCTTAGCTCTTATAAAGGACTTCAATTCCGgcacataaaattatatttctaaataaatataggtaacaaaaatttatagtaaaaatcTAAGCTAGAGGGTGAGGTACctcatttaaattatataacgaCTTTCAATTATGTCTTTactttttataccagttgtttgttcgattcgccactctccaTGGCTCACCAAAGTTCCACTTTTTGCACTGTGTCTCAAGATATTATATAGTTGCACAGGCTAGGCAATCCAGGAAGAAAGTTATGTAACCATAGATATGAGTCACTGGTAGCTTGACAAATGAATCTATCTATGTACGTGTTATCAGTAACGACTACACTATACTATATCTTTAGCAACTGCGCTACCTaggtcaatatacatataatatacagaTGAACTTGTTCGCGGTATTTTCccttgtttatattatatttaataaatacatatgtatgtatatttgtatgtacagcAATAACAACGCTTTGATCAGCATTATacactatacatatatctagtatGTATAGCTGATATTGGTATGAAATATTACACATATAGGAAGTGATTCCGTTCAGTGGATACatcgattattttaatttgaggaAATCAACTTtctatgaaaatgttttttcaataaaaaattaatgacagACCCTTAATGACCTTTACACAAGTCACTAGGTTCGACTTAAAAAAACGCCAAGACGACCAAAGATTTTCATATATAGTTACGGTTTCGGAAATGCGCTATATAGTAGTTAAAATTTCGTTAATATTTATTCTCTTGACGGATTTTTAGCCTGGAATCTACGAAAACAATGGCAAAACTGTTTATGGAGTAGATCAACTTCTCTTGTAGTTTCGAAATCAATAAAACAAGAATACGTTTAACAAGCAGAGTCTGATAGCGATAACCAACACATAATTATCAATTCACAAACCGTAACTCTTGCGGGTTTTctaagaaaatatacaaacgTTTGTATGAATTAACAaagcagaaaacaaaaacaaagcgatAATAACTATATAAAGTCAGTAgtcaaaacaacaagttttaaaatattttttggttagaGCTAGTTGCTTACTAGTTGGTCGCACTATTTTTTTACATGATAGAATAAGCGAGTTGTGGAAAATGTCATACATTCGAGGATCATAACAATATTATCTCTTTTTCTTAAAGTTTGAGGAAAAGAATTTGTGGAAGATATACAGGCGagaataattacaaataaataagaaagaaaGAGAGAAGTCTAGTCAGTTAGAAAAGAGAGCATTAACTAACAGTCGTGTCACAGTAATTTAAACAGTTTAAAAAGGTAGCTCAAGCCCAAGtcaatttttttgctttcggtCTAAGCTTAAACTCACATTTTAAAAGCTCTTTCTTTTATAGATGAATCTAAATAAGAGgcgtatatttgaaaaaaaaaaaaattggcccctAGGCTCGGTCACAGACGGGGACtatatcacaaaaaaattattacaatcaGCTGACAACCTTCAAATGTGTTTTCATCATAGAACACCTCTCAAAAATCAATGGGACCTCATGGGACAGTTTAGGATTTACAGTAGCTTCTATTTGGTGAATAATGGAAAAGAACTTttcaaaataaagaagaaactCCAGTTTTTtctcaaaagaaaaattataacaaaattgtTGAGACGTTCGGAGACAGTTTGAACTAGTAGAACCTTCTTTTTgttgaataattgaaaatgatGTCACACCAATTGTTGAAGACAGTCGTCCAAACAAAAGTCTAAACGTCAAGCGTTTGATCAAGAGTCGaattaaatcatataaaatatgtctctaaaaatttatatcggaacagatgatattgatatcatcggaagcaacaaccgtttgttctgcttttttccagacttgataaggaagcgaatcGTATGgttctggtggtgaatgaggacaagacgaaatatctcctaacaccaagcaaacagtcagcgcactcgcgttttggctcccacgtcactgttgacagtcataactttgaagttgtagatagttgCGTCTACTtgagaaccagcattaacaactccaacaatgtcagcctcgaattccaacgcagaatcactcttgccaacaggtgctacttcggtctgagtaggcaattgaaaagtaaagtcctctctcgacgaaccaaaatcaaactctacaagtcgcttatcattcccgccctgctttatggtgcagaagctagGACGATGTCAtcatcagatgagacggcactaggagttttcgagaggaaaattttgcgcaagatttatggtcctctaaacattggtaaaggcgaataccgcagacgatggaacgttgAGCTGTAGGATTTATACAGCGACATTGACATAggccagcgaataaaaagacagtggctacgatGGCTAGGGCATgctgtacgaatggatgaaaacactccagctctgaaagtgttcaatgcattGCCAGCTGGGAGAAGCCGCGGAAACAGACAACCTCCATTcagatggaaagaccaagtggaaagtgacctggcgtcACTTCATTGATACCCTTGTTTCGACTGTATAGAATTCCTTTAAAAGGAATATACATGGTTAAAATCATGCATTAAGAAATACTCCATAAATCTCCAAAACTCTCTCACTTAGGGCcggaatttttaaaatagatgTACTTTAgagttttaaattcaaattcgaAATCTTTAGTAGTACATTTTCCAAATATAAGCCTAAGTTagataattcattaaattagctataaattatttttaatatattttcaagaacTTCGAAACATTAAAAACATATGATAAGCCTTAGTATtagaatatttcttaatttagttataatttatttctaatataattttcattttaatttttttgcaagaacttcgaaaattttcgaacataaaaaatatgtataagccATTTTTAGATTAATCCTTAagttagtatttatttattattaatataatttcaactGACTTTTTGCAAGAACTTCGAATTATCGAACttcgaatatataaaaaatttgtttaagccTTATTATTAGATTATTCTTTAATTtagttctaatttatttttaattcaatttgatCTAACATTTTGCAAgaacttcgaaaaatttcgaacatcaaaaaatatttattttttactatctATCAATTTAAATTCTTCCATTTCATCACCAAAGATTTATGCACTACCATCtagtttatttacttttcatttttaataccgGGAAATATTAACTTTAACGAATGTATACTTTcacataaacttaaataaataaccaAAAACTCATTCATTTCGAAATCAACTTTTGCGTTACGCAACCAATAACTttgaatattcatttatataaatcaTGCCGTTGCATTTATTCGCTTAATTTTCCCAACCACCGAGCGTCAATATTGACTTTGCCGTAAACTCAAAATCAACTTTTCATGCCAGCAATTCAAATTCGATTTAAACGAAAATCAAATCCAAAaagttaagcaaaaaaaaacggaaaacgcAATGTAAAATATTCACTCGGGTAAATGCATAAACATGAGTTGTGGGCGGCAGAGGGACGCTAGTGTGGCACCTACACCCACACAACTAGAACTACAGAATGCAGCAACTTCATGTTTGTGCCGAATTTTGCGCATTTCGAATTCCAACCGCCATAACCAATGAATAAATTTGGAAAGTGCGCGCATATTACTTATCAATTCTGCAAGATTTCCCATTGAGATGAGTGCAGACGAGTCGAATCGGTTGGAGTTAAGTTGGTGTCGTATAGGAGCTAGGGAGTCAGCAAGTTGccgaacagcagcagcagcaacggtaACTTTCGGTAATTTTCGCCTACCGCAACCCCTCCCACACGCGCTTCCGTTATCAAGCAGTTACTTTGACCAAGTTTTTCGTGTTTGCCAGCAAGCTTTTGCTCGTCGTATCAGTGTGCAAAGGAGAAAGTTTGTTACGAAACTATTCCtgcaattatttgaaataatgccGAAATCTGAAAATAAACGCCACCGAGCATACGACTACCCATTAATATGCACACATGCGTGATTTCACATATGTCGTGGTGGAGGGGTGAGCGGAGCCATGTTCTTCAGCCACCCGAAACGGAAGTGAGCATGCAATTGTTTACTACTTGTCGCAAAGCTTGGGGCTCCTTCGATAGGAGATTTGTCGTAAGTGCAGCGAGCGTATGTGGTACCAACACTCAGCAGGTGGTTGAGTGAGGTAGTTTCGATGGGGCAGCCCCTTTTCATACGCACAAAGAGCACATATCACATATCAcatattttctgtattttccGTTTATTTGTTTGAGAAAATTTTAGTACTTCCTCAATGCGTGCCAGCAATCACACCTGAGGGGTTCAAGTAGCCGATAAGGTGAGAAGTTTCTCAAACACTCACGTTGGTGTCGACCCTTTTCATTGCAAAGAAAGTTGTGGAAGctgtattttaatgtaatatggTTGGTAAGTCAGCAGTTGGCATAACCATTCAGTTttttacaatttgaaaaaataatcgaTCCATTTCGACGATGTTGCTACGTCTTTTGTTCAGAAGGATTTAGATTTTCTCATATTGTAAGGCTTGAAGTCAAAGACACGACCCGCGTCTgcgttaaacaaaataaaaattactttcataCTCCTCAACTGGAAACATGGATGTAATCATACCGATCTCTGATTAAAATTGCTTGAGAACGGATGAAGCGAGTGCATAGCTGTACGAGTATCTAAAATTACTAAGGTTAAGGGGGGTGAATCTTTTAAGCCTACATTTAACTGAGTTAAAGTAACTACAATTTCCTGCAACTATGCCATCATTGGGCGCATtagtaataaattgaaaaaaaaaaacaaaaaaaaacagtagcGGAGAAGGCAGgggatacaaatttattttatttgaatataattttttgggaaagtggtcgTTGCCCAGCCCCCTAATATGTTATATgaaccaaaatttctgcagtcaCTTCCGGATTccagttgaaatcggataataaccacgcccacctcccatacaaagaatgaaaacatcagaaacacttaatATTACACAAGAACACAAactggcagaaggaagctgcactcagattaaaaaaatggaaaataggcttggcgtcgcccactaatgggtcaaaaaccatatctcagaaactactcgaccgatttcaatgaaattcggtgtgtAATATTTTCTGGGCACCTTGATGACACAGAtgaattggcgaaatcggtttacaatcacgcctactttccatataactctatTTTAATTCCatatgattcgttcactttatattatatacattaagaaccaatgattatagcgaaataaaactttatcaaatactgtatttgagctgtgccaTCACTTGTGgagaaatgttcggttgcatcggAACCAGTCTTTGGCACAAAAAGCTTCATCACGGAATTCTTCAGACAATAAAATGGACAAATTACACAAGTTTACAAATTCAGGTCAACTTTTGGATCTGAGCAGATAAGAacgattcttaactatatttgatatgctgaattcgaatatgcatttagttttttaagattgattctagtttccGAGTTCTCGCATATTAGCACCATTGTGCTGTTACAAGCACAATTTGCAAGCACAGTACTTAAATACCGATTGAGGAAAATTCTCCCAATCTTACAGGCACTGCTTGATCAGTCATTTCAACTGTagcagtaaaataaaataagtgattagagcaaataaaaatgcagagACAGTGTTGCAAAGTTGATTCAAAGTGTTTATGTTACGTTTGTGGTAATTATATGATTAAAAAAGtggcaaaataataacaaatgcgcTCAAAGATGCGTAGCTGCAC containing:
- the LOC105216511 gene encoding uncharacterized protein LOC105216511 — translated: MKCFVGLLLLLVLLGVQAYDFDDSAFNEYLFKELQSHYEGEELYTHRTRREATDAKECAKRSWKKDMQCCKNGNVNGDQWELFKSVKKQCIADLKGEPADQAYDPFDCEKMQQVKEQMICITECVAKRFKSLDENGDLQRDAILEGLRGQIGTVQWKLDAIEGYVDKCLAEVKEKREQRQKTGQLKEGSCSRLPIAFHSCMWRQFWNGCPADLRVDSPKCNKMRERVADGDTRFFGKHFLNKYYPSPRDDD